DNA sequence from the Phoenix dactylifera cultivar Barhee BC4 chromosome 13, palm_55x_up_171113_PBpolish2nd_filt_p, whole genome shotgun sequence genome:
CTTCATCATTGACTTAGACTCTGTGATAGATCCAACGGACTTTAATATGGAACTACTCGGAAGCCTTCCTCGGCAAGGAAACAcgatgaagaaaatggtatcttagtttatttttgaaaagcaGGAATATTACCGGTCCTGATCACTTCCTTCCCACGGTAGTCATCCCACCAAAAGGGTGGAAAGCCTCAAAGCTTTCCATATTAAACTAACCTTCATCATTGACTTAGGCTCCATGATAGATCCAAGAAGACTTTAATATGGAACTATCTCGCAAGCCTTCCTCAGCAAGGAGACACGATCCAGATCCTTAGCTAACAAGAAACGTATATACTCCATGGCTGCAGTATAAAAGCCAATCAAGCTAGAGGCAGAGAAGCAAGCGAAATGGCTGAGGAAGTGAAGTTGCTTGGGTCGTGGGGAAGCCCCTTCAGTCGCCGAGTGGAGCTTGCTCTGAGGCTGAAGGGAATCTCCTATGACTACATAGAGGAGGATCTCTCCAACAAGAGCCCTTTGCTCCTCAAGTATAATCCTATCCATAAGAAGGTCCCCGTATTCCTCCATGGTGGGAAGCCAGTGGTCGAGTCGCTCGTCATCCTCGAGTACATCGAGGAGACATGGGAAGGGGATCACGCCATACTGCCGAAGGATCCTTACGAGAGGGCCATGGCAAGGTTCTGGTCCACGTTCGTTGATGAGAAGGTGATACAAAATATTTATGTTTTTGATCAAGTTAACAGTCTTCCTATCATGCTGCCGAGCTTGTAGCGAATTCGAATATTAAACTGTTTTGTTATGTAGAAAtttgttttctttgatttttgcaGCTAATATTAGatgagcttctttttttttttgaagcatcCCTCTCCATATGGGCCGGAGAGGTCCAAGGTTTAAATGATGGCACGATAGCATCCTCGTCgtagttttggaaaaaaaaaaaaaacaaaaaaaaagcaatagGAATATTAGTTTTGATCCTTTCCATGCTAATTTTCTCGGCATCATTTTAATTTTGTTGGATATCTCCAAAGTGATTTCCAATGACCTTTTCCATGAGAATTTGAAACTTATATTTCTTCCTACCACCACTTCTGCTTTGACCACCAGTGATAGTGACGATTggcttgattaaaaaaaaaggcaaaagtAATATTATTTGGTCAGCTTTATAAAATTCTTTATGTAGACAAGTGAATTTTTATTCCGGTTATTTTTGACATCATTTAAAgttttttcaataaaaataaaatctcaTGGCATTCCAGATACTAAACTTAGattcaaaattttatatttatttaatgtttatcATCCATCTTTTCCATATGATCTCGAAACAAGCGTCTTTACGGTCTTCTCTTTCTCCCCTCCTTCTGCTTCCACTATTATTACTGTTATAGTGATGATGATAATGAAGGTGATTACGACGACAACAATAATTATGACGACAAAAACAACAACcttaatttttttctattttcagaaataaatccCACCCACAgtcaaaaaaagagataaattcCAGCCCTTGTGGATACTTCAACTCATTACTAATTAACTTTGGTGATTTCATATGTTCAGTGCATCCCTGCAATTTGGATGTCATGCTGGACCGAAGGGGACATGCAGCAGAATTTCATGATACAATCAAAGGAGAACCTAAGCATTCTAGAGGGTGAGCTCAAAGGGAAAAAATTCTTTGGAGGTGATGCCATAGGCATGGTGgacattgcagccttcttcatAGCTCATTGGGCTGGGGTGCTTCAGGAGGTAGCAGGAATAAGCTTGATCAATGAGGAAAAGCATCCCATCCTATTCAaatggattgaagagttcatgAGCTCTAGTATTGTGATGGAATGCTTACCTGCTAGAGAGGGACTGCTTGCTTATTTCCAAGCTAAGAAAGAGGCCATCCGAGCTACCAAAGCTCCTGTGTATTGATGGTGCGACGCAACCATTTGATGCAGGACATGAATACAATATCAGGATGAGGAAAATTAGAGGAAGAATTTCACATGTTGTACTTGAATCGATATCCAATAGTATCTAtgtttgcttgcttgttttacAATTTGCTGCGAGTGTGAAGAACATTGTGTTTGTTTTGAGCTGTTCATGGGGCTACGACTTGTTCTCATTTAGCTTCTTGTTCGTATCTCAaagccaagaaaaaaaaatgatctgaTCGAAAATGTTAACACAAATCTACCAACTAGTGGTAATTAATATATATGATTGTAAACCGACCAAACTCACCAGGGAAGGATCCCATGATATTGCAATCCGGTGACcttattctctcttttttcactGCAGGACATTCCCCAGCTTATGTGATATCATGCATGTACTGAATTTTATTTGTACTATTTTGAAAAAAGTTTCTTTATAATGCTATTGTTGCTTTGTAACCAAACATTTTAATGAGCAAGCTATTTTAGGGAGTTCCAATACAatcaaagagagagaaaaaaataagttCAAGAAATCTCAAGAATTCCAATCTTCAAAGTGTTCTTGAATCTTAACCATGGATTTAAGAAGTCTTTAGAGTCCATATCGAAAATGGTCTACTAATAATTTTTAGTTTCTAGGTATTCTATACATTGTAAGTCATGAAATACAATATTGATTTTCACTAGACATAATTTAAGATCAATAAATATTCTCAGAAACATTTTAACCTCCTTCTCTCTGtttaaaaaacaaacaaacaaacaaaaaaatccCATCGCATGCACATCTATCTAGTACATATACTTTACAGGTGGGAACAACAAATTGCTCATAACCTGGGATTAGTTAACGTTCTAGTAGCTCAATCAAACTCAATTCAAATATAGGTTGGTTAATTAGCATCTCCATATATTCATAATTAGTTGTTTAAATCACTAATGGTTATAATTAGTATGATGACTTTGTCATATTGTTACATTTCATTATATGATTGGTCACATAGTTGTTGACTTTGCCCGTTTCGATGGTTTTACAAATCATGAATATGAAGCAATTCTGCTAAATAGTTTAATGGTTTACGCGACTTTACCATAGTCTAAACTCAAACCATTCAAATAGGTTTATGGTTAGCTTTATTCAAAATTAAGCCCGACCAAAATAGGAAACAAACCAAGCCTAAAACCGATGATTAAACTATGGTTAATTTTAAGCTAAATATATTGAACCCAACTTCACCGTGCATTGCTCAATTATACTCAAAAATATGGTTATAGAAGCCATACATCAAGAGGTATCCCATACGGAAAAATATAGCCGACATGAACTTGGATCTTTTATTCCAATCTCTTTCATGAGGTAGAAAGCATTTTTTGCCCGCCGTTCGTGGATAAAGTCGGCAGAAGATGACAAAATAAGTTTAGGGATCCTAGTTTCACATAGTTGTTGACTTTGCCCGTTTCGATGGTTTTACAAATCATGAATATGAAGCAATTCTGCTAAATAGTTTAATGGTTTACGCAACTTTACCATAGTCTAAACTCAAACCATTCAAATAGGTTTATGGTTAGCTTTATTCAAAATTAAGCCCGATCAAAATAGGAAACAAACCAAGCCTAAAACTGATGATTAAATTATGGTTAATTTTAAGCTAAATATATTGAACCCAACTTCACCATGCATTGCTCAATTATACTCAAAATTATGGTTATAGAAGCCATACATCAAGAGGTATCCCATACGGAAAAATATAGCCGACATGAACTTGGATCTTTTATTCCAATCTCTTTCATGAGGCAGAAAGCATTTTTTGCCCGCCGTTCGTGGATAAAGTCGGCAGAAGATGACAAAATAAATTTAGGGATCCTAGTTTCTCCGCTGTTCTCcaataaatatagttttcatTTTAGATTTGTGGATAGCTGTAACAATGCATGAATCGGCCCATGGTCAACCTCCATGAATCTATGTTGCAGTGTCCTCTAATCCATATAGATTATGAGCCGAGTTCGTTTTGATACTATTTGCTAACACTCAAAAACTCATCCAAGAAaactagctggaaggtattatttggattttttgattcTCTATGAATTCgctccgatatgggactaaatacacgcccacgCGAGACCTTACAACAACAATTATGATAAACATGATCCCAATTTGGACCCCTTTTCTTCGCCCCACAAAGACACCAATTTAGACCACGCGGTGAAGCGTCGTTCTCTTCCAAAAGTTTCACAAAATCTGCGAACCACGTAATCTATTGGCTACTACAGCGATCTTTCCAAACAGGGTTGCTTTCTCAGCATAATGCACTCCTTAAATTACAGTATCCAAGCAAATCTCCACGAGTGTCCGCGTGTTGGCATTTTTAGTGGACGATGATTCGGATGGAAAGTCCATAAGAATCCGAACATTATCTCCAACTCGATCGCAGAGACTCAGCACCAAGTCTTTTAAGTACTCGTGTCTCCGGGCACGATCTCACCTTGATCAGCAGCATGGTGAGTGGCGGCGAGGTGAAACTCTTCGGAATGTGGGCAAGTCCTGCAGTTCGTCGAGTCGAGTGGGCCTTGAAGCTGAAGGGGATCAAGTATGAGTACGTCGAAGAAGACATCTCGAACAAGAGCGGAGCTCTCGTCCAGTACAATCCAATCAATAAGCAAGTCCCCGTGCTTCTCCACAACGGGAAGCCGATCGTCGAATCCCTCgtcatccttgaatatattgaTGAGGTCTGGAAGCATCACCCCATCTTGCCGAAGGATCCTTATGAACGAGCCATGGCTCGTTTCTGGGCCGCATACAGTGAAGACAAGGTAGCACTAATGGTAGTTGTCCTGTGCTTCCTCTTTAGCATGGTTACATCAGCAGAACTTAATTGAGATGCCTCTATACTTTCCATTGcttttcttgttcttctccTTTTGCAGTGTCGGGACGCAGTGAGAAGAGTCTTCTTTGCAGAAGGAGGGGAGCGTGCGAAAGCTATCGAATGTTTGGAGGAGACTCTGAGAGCACTCGATGGGGAGCTCGAGGGAAAGGAGTTCTTTGGCGGAGAGAATATTGGATTCTCGGACTTGGTTTTGGGCTGGATGGCTTTCTGGTTAGGGGTGTCGGAAGAGGTTGCTTCCTTTGAGGTGTTGGATCCTAAGAAGTTTCCATGGTTTACTTCATGGATTGATAACTTCCTCCAAGTTCCTGCGATCAAAGAGAACCTTCCACCTCGTGACAAGACGGTGGCGTTTTTTCATGGCTATCGCCGGCTTCACTTGGCTGCACCAAACTGTTAGGCTGCCCTCCCCACTCAGCCATGCACGAGTTAGGATTATTCTGTAACGAGTGGCAAGCTGTAAAAGCCGCACGAATTGCAGCGGCTCATGTTCAAAGCTTGAGCTGGATATCGCATCCAGAATGagatatgaactcaatttgaataGTATATGGTTTGCCTCAATTTGAGCGGCCATATCTTGTCATGTATTCATCCATTGGACCGCCATTCAATTCATGTTAGATAGCATATACGAAGGCAAGATACAGAATGAAGGCAAAATTCCAAGTAATTATTCCATGTATCCTCCCACATGAGACATATAGATTGACCATAAGATACAAATTTTAAGTGCCACATGTTCAGATACGGCATGCAACAAAAAAATCTATTTCCTATACAACATAAAACACATCCAAATATATCAATGTACATATATTATTTTCGCAGCTCAAAAGTGATATATAATGGTAATCCCTAATGAATGAGATATCAAAGACTCATCTGAATAGTTTGATCATACGATAATTCTTCTTTAATTGTACGAGAATTCTTGTTGATGAAGatgatgtatgcatatatacagACACACACATATGTTAGGGTTCATCTATAGTATACCATGTTCAGAATATTATGAAGGAACCGGACATGATAATTTTTTGTCATCTAGCTCAAGCAAGAACCAAAGCCCAAGATCTTTGTTCATGAAGATGATgtatgcgcgcgcgcgcgcgcgcgcgcgcacacacacacatgttAGGGTTCATCTATAGTATACCATGTTCAGAATATCACGAAGGAACCGGATAGGATAATTTTCTGTCATCCAGCTCAAGCAAGAACCAAAGCCCAAGATCTTTGTTCATAAAGatgatgtgtatatatatatatatatatatacacacacatacatacatacacacacgtgTTAGGGTTTACCTATAGTACACCATCTTCAGAATATGGTGTACAAGAGCACTGCATGTGGTGTGCTGACTCGCGTGAATCACATGGGAATCCATTGTTAAGTTGGTGGGCTGTGGCAGGTAGGCCAATCATTTCTCTCATATGACCCACATGTCATCGTGCACCGTCGAGAGTGGGTTGGTGGTCAAGTCTGGTTGGCAAGCTGGTTTAGGCGGAAACCTCCTGCCGGGGCCCTTCGTAAAGTGGCGGGCAACCACGTGCGTTTGGGACAGCGATCTCCCCCCTGCGCATGCTCGCACGGATACCATCTGAACCACACAACCATCACCTGCTCCCCTTGCAAGTCTCAAAGGACCCATCAAAAGCAAATTTATCTTGACATTAATTAGTGGTGATGCTGCTTAAATTCAAATCCCAGGACAGTAGCTTTAATGGCTATTGGTACCGGTCACTAATGCACTACCATCATGTGGTTGGCATTCCTCACCACAGTGGAGGAGGTGATGCCTTTCAAAGCCCTGCAGGATTTCGTTGGCGTGGGATTTTTGGTCCAAGCAGATTTTCTTCGTTGGATTGTGACCAGCAtgaacaaacaaaacaaaacaaaacaaaaacaaaaaaaaaaaaattctcaaggtgcaaaccttttttttttccgttcATATTTGAAGAATACGGATAcattcaataaaattaaaaaataaaatattttggaaTGCTCGGAACAGATCTTCATCGTCAGCCTATACGGTATATGGCTGGCCACATAGTAAAGTCTGTCAActtgaaagaaaaggaaggacaaCACTTAGTATGTTtcaaacttttttatttttctctcaaaAAACTACTTTTATTACCCAAACTATCAGAATTCGTGCACAAATGCACCCGCTGTAAAGTCTGTATTCCATCATCCGGCAGCTGAACAAATGCAGGCAGATAAGGGACAGAAATTGAGACTTGCAATAAGACATAGCCTTGGATTGGTCGCTGCTGTTCAAACCTTTTATCTTTTTTCCTGGTAAACTCCGTACAGCATTCGTTTCTTTTCATTAGTAAAGCTTGGGCGGCTTCAGACTCCcttttcctcaaaaaaagaTACTTTTGGGAAAAGCAATGTTGTTATGTCGTCTAGAAGAATGAAGAACAACGAAGATCTGGCGTAAAGCTAAATGACAAAACGCAAACCACTTCGAATGGTCCTTCTATTTGTTTGGTAGCATAAAAGAATATAACAAAATGTTTTTCTGCCCATAAGTTTGCCCTTCATGATACTTGGGAATCTGCCGACATAAGCAACAAAACAAGAAGAACATGTAGATGCTTGAATTTTAATCATATGAGCTCCATCCAGCACAAACTTGATGCTTATTAACTGGAGACCTGAAATAAACTTCCATATTCTGATTCATTACTTTCACATTATCTATAACACAAGTCAGTGCACCATACCTGACCAGTTGTTGAATGGAAGAGTCTCACAAGATTACAGGCGTCTTGCCGCTGCTTGCCAAGTATAAACATCTGAAGCTAGAAAATTTTTTAGATATTTAGTTAAACATGTATGAGAAGAGACCCTTCTCCCAAGACGACCCGAATGAATAGAAAACTGAGAAAAATAACTAATGGAAACACACAGTTTCTTTATAAAAGACTTTATTGGTGAATTACAGAAGTTTTCAAAATTCAGGTAGGTAAATAAATGAAGATGAGTCTTTTACCGATAGTATAAATGGAAAGGATTCCAGAGATACTGAGAGATAAGTATATCAGGACAAAAGGCCGGCAAAGTCTTTGAGAGGAAAGAGTAGTCCATAGGAACAAACAAATACACCAACaactaaagaaaagaaaatcagcATATGCCTGCTTACAAATACGGTTCTGCAGCAACAACCTCTACGAGCAGCAATGGCAGAAGCAGAGGTAAAGCTATTGGGGACCTGGTCGAGCCCATTTGTCCTACGGATCAAATGGGCACTCAAACTGAAGGGGGTCGAATATGATTTCATAGAAGAAGATCTCCAAAACAAGAGTCCATTGCTGTTGAAGTATAATCCTGTTCATAAGAAGGTTCCTGTGCTTGTTCATGATGGGAAATCAATTGCTGAATCATATGTCATCCTTGAATACATTGATGAGACATGGAAAGAGAATCCCATCCTCCCAGAAGATCCTTATCAGAGGGCCATGGCACGTTTCTGGTCTAAATTTGGAGATGAGAAGGTAATAGTGACATCTGCCCCTTATTATTGATGCCTTAAACAATGCTAATCTGTAAATGATTTGTTTGTGGTACATATTATAGACCATCAGGGCCCATGATTTCCTATTCAAATTGTTATAGCGAAAAGTGATGAACTGAGGATATATATGGGTACAACCATCAGACAATGCTTAATCCTAGCTAGGGTGTACGAGAAATTTGGCAGGAAGTCATTATGAGTGATAATTTAGATAGGGGTAAAAAACTGCACCTTCCACAGCATTATAGCATGAAAGACTTGGAAATGGATAAGAGAATTCAGAAGTGGGAGAAATGTAGGAGAAATAAGCACACAAGCATTCATACCCAATGTTAGAAATTCAGAAACAGCAAAACCACCATAAACCACATGTAACAACTAAAAACTGAGTAAGGTCACTGGGTTGGACCTATTACAAAATTTTAGTAAGGTCATCAGTCATCACAGACACAAATTGACCAGATCTTGTCATGATTTCCATGAATGAACATTAAAAAGGACATTAAAAGGTCTGATGAACCAGAAAAAAGCATCCATAATTTTAGGCATCCCACCATTTCATATCTAGTGACACTAACATGTATTTTTATTCACCCCATTGACTTATGATGACATTAACATCTAATAAGGAAAATATATGAGGAAATTCCTATGTTTTACATTAAGTGTACCTTAATGTTACCCCATCAGACAGGACAAGAAGAGAATGTCAAAAGAGCAAAACTCTCCTGGAACTCATGGACAATAAAAAATGACAGGTTTCTTCACAAGGGAGGTCTAGGCATCCCTCCAAACATTCCAAAGAAGTAGGGGGGAAAAAGCAATCAAGATTTTTTTGGCTACCATGTAATATCTTGAATTAGATGGAGAAAGCAGTCTCCGTTAGCATAAAGTCAGGTCTTGGTTTACCAATATTGGGAATTGAAAGTTGGCTCACAGAACAATCTTCTCCAGAAATTAATGAAATTTTTCCTATGAAAGCAAGACTGACCAATGCCATTGTCCATGAACATATCTACAGCTGTCTTATGCGCCCCGCTGTGTTTAAAATTCTATCAATTTTGCTTCTCATGATTATTTTGTTTGCATTCTAACTTTGACAAAACAATTGCTCTTTGTGGCAGTTTCTGCCTTCTATGTGGAAATTTTTCATCTCACaaggggaaaagagagaggaagcacTTGTATCTGCTTCAGAAAACTTAAAGATCTTGGAAGGGGAGCTTAAAGGAAAAAAGTTTTTTAATGGAGAAACACTTGGATTTGCAGATATATCACTCGGTTGGATTGTAGACACGGTCAGCTTGTTGGAAGAAATTATGGAGTTAAAGATGATTGATGAGCAAAGGTATCCATCACTTTCTGCATGGATGAAAAATTTCTCCGACTTTCCTGGCATAAAAGACAGCTTCCCACCACAAGAGAGAATGCTTACCAAATACCGTACGCTCCGTGAAGCTTATTTTGCAACAACAAGGGGGACAAACTGAACTTGCTGCACTTTGTGAATTCCATAATAAGTCAACTTGCATGCCAGCACCAGGGTGAAGCCTAATTTTCTCTCAACTTAAATACATGAAGTGTTGGAAggatgctatatatatatatatatatgtatttcctTTGCTGCTCCTGACCCAAATTCTACGATAGTTAAATCCCCTGCATGGAATTATCACTTCATAAGCATATCTAATTACGTGCAAAAGACTGCTTAAGCATATT
Encoded proteins:
- the LOC103709646 gene encoding probable glutathione S-transferase, giving the protein MAEEVKLLGSWGSPFSRRVELALRLKGISYDYIEEDLSNKSPLLLKYNPIHKKVPVFLHGGKPVVESLVILEYIEETWEGDHAILPKDPYERAMARFWSTFVDEKCIPAIWMSCWTEGDMQQNFMIQSKENLSILEGELKGKKFFGGDAIGMVDIAAFFIAHWAGVLQEVAGISLINEEKHPILFKWIEEFMSSSIVMECLPAREGLLAYFQAKKEAIRATKAPVY
- the LOC103709647 gene encoding glutathione transferase GST 23-like isoform X2, whose product is MVSGGEVKLFGMWASPAVRRVEWALKLKGIKYEYVEEDISNKSGALVQYNPINKQVPVLLHNGKPIVESLVILEYIDEVWKHHPILPKDPYERAMARFWAAYSEDKCRDAVRRVFFAEGGERAKAIECLEETLRALDGELEGKEFFGGENIGFSDLVLGWMAFWLGVSEEVASFEVLDPKKFPWFTSWIDNFLQVPAIKENLPPRDKTVAFFHGYRRLHLAAPNC
- the LOC103709647 gene encoding probable glutathione S-transferase isoform X1; the encoded protein is MVSGGEVKLFGMWASPAVRRVEWALKLKGIKYEYVEEDISNKSGALVQYNPINKQVPVLLHNGKPIVESLVILEYIDEVWKHHPILPKDPYERAMARFWAAYSEDKVALMCRDAVRRVFFAEGGERAKAIECLEETLRALDGELEGKEFFGGENIGFSDLVLGWMAFWLGVSEEVASFEVLDPKKFPWFTSWIDNFLQVPAIKENLPPRDKTVAFFHGYRRLHLAAPNC
- the LOC103709648 gene encoding probable glutathione S-transferase — encoded protein: MAEAEVKLLGTWSSPFVLRIKWALKLKGVEYDFIEEDLQNKSPLLLKYNPVHKKVPVLVHDGKSIAESYVILEYIDETWKENPILPEDPYQRAMARFWSKFGDEKFLPSMWKFFISQGEKREEALVSASENLKILEGELKGKKFFNGETLGFADISLGWIVDTVSLLEEIMELKMIDEQRYPSLSAWMKNFSDFPGIKDSFPPQERMLTKYRTLREAYFATTRGTN